The following proteins come from a genomic window of Dreissena polymorpha isolate Duluth1 chromosome 1, UMN_Dpol_1.0, whole genome shotgun sequence:
- the LOC127857254 gene encoding uncharacterized protein LOC127857254, whose amino-acid sequence MQVAKVSKLLMMMENGQITRNSVNSLDDIDVDDECIVDEQYSSELSENENTEDLETLLPSTSQPKITDKEKGTSNTRRTKQAAKKQRSEDETRSCSQTLRSFFDNW is encoded by the exons ATGCAGGTTGCCAAAGTCAGCAAGCTGCTCATGATGATGGAAAATGGGCAAATTACCAGAAATTCTGTCAATTCGCTAGACGATATTGATGTGGACGACGAATGTATTGTAG atgaacaatattcttctgaattatcagaaaatgaaaatactgaagaccttgaaactctgcttcccagcaccagtcaaccaaaaataacagacaaag aaaagggtacttcaaataccaggagaacaaaacaagcagccaaaaagcaaCGGAGTGAAGACGAAACcaggagctgttcacagacacttagatcgttttttgataattggtaa